The Halictus rubicundus isolate RS-2024b chromosome 3, iyHalRubi1_principal, whole genome shotgun sequence genome includes a region encoding these proteins:
- the LOC143352795 gene encoding beta-1,3-galactosyltransferase 5, with protein MHHLLHLRSRPLQTLILGLIALTFYAYYRTTYYDVPQYAVPRNTSHAAAYHEAFKQHANSSPEQHVAAVPRNASSEPYVVAPYNIQAIANLSSSTATTSSTSSTSLIQSSANVSNETKEQSAIRNEYWAGAIYEAGHTVPIPERCPNFGKEMDLVIIIMSAPPHLEARTAIRQTWGHFGQRSDISVLFMLGATLDSRMEAILKKEQKTYNDVIRGRFIDSYSNLTLKTISTLEWVDSYCSKVKFLLKTDDDMFINVPRLQSFAIKHAKDRSVIYGRLAKKWKPIRNKKSKYYVSRTQFKNAVFPDFTTGPAYLLSTDIVRKLYEAALNQTYLKLEDVFVTGIVADKLRIKRTHVNEFLNKKISYSACNVQRGISIHMVKYSEQFDLWKKLLDGKTKCK; from the exons ATGCATCACTTACTGCATCTTCGCAGTCGTCCTTTGCAAACGCTTATCCTCGGACTGATCGCCTTGACCTTTTACGCGTATTACCGCACCACTTACTACGACGTGCCACAGTATGCTGTACCTCGAAATACCA GTCATGCCGCCGCGTACCATGAGGCGTTCAAGCAACATGCCAACTCGAGTCCTGAGCAGCATGTTGCGGCAGTCCCAAGAAACGCATCCTCAGAACCATACGTCGTTGCACCTTACAATATCCAGGCGATCGCCAATCTGTCGAGTTCCACGGCTACAACTTCGTCTACGTCGTCGACTTCTTTGATACAATCTTCGGCAAACGTTTCCAACGAAACCAAAGAACAGTCTGCTATTCGCAACGAGTATTGGGCAGGAGCCATTTACGAAGCTGGACACACAGTACCGATACCGGAGAGGTGTCCAAATTTTGGCAAGGAAATGGACTTGGTCATAATAATAATGTCTGCTCCTCCTCATCTGGAGGCACGAACGGCCATACGACAGACCTGGGGACATTTCGGTCAGAGAAGTGACATTAGCGTTTTGTTCATGTTGGGCGCGACGCTAGACTCCAGAATGGAAGCGATTTTAAAAAAGGAACAGAAAACTTACAACGACGTGATACGTGGAAGGTTCATCGATTCTTACTCGAATTTGACCCTTAAAACGATCTCTACCCTAGAATGGGTAGACAGCTATTGCTCGAAGGTGAAGTTTCTGCTAAAGACCGATGACGACATGTTCATCAATGTACCGCGCTTACAGTCGTTCGCGATAAAACACGCGAAAGACAGGAGCGTGATATACGGTAGACTAGCGAAAAAGTGGAAACCGATCAGAAATAAGAAGAGCAAATACTATGTATCTAGAACGCAATTCAAGAATGCAGTTTTTCCAGATTTTACTACCGGACCAGCTTATCTGTTGTCTACCGATATAGTGCGTAAGTTGTACGAAGCTGCGTTGAATCAAACGTATCTGAAGCTCGAAGACGTCTTCGTGACTGGAATCGTCGCAGACAAACTCAGAATTAAAAGGACGCATGTCAACGAATTCTTAAACAAAAAGATATCGTACAGTGCGTGTAACGTTCAACGAGGCATCAGTATACATATGGTCAAATATAGCGAGCAGTTTGATCTTTGGAAAAAATTGCTCGACGGCAAAACCAAATGTAAGTGA
- the Vib gene encoding phosphatidylinositol transfer protein vib, whose product MLIKEFRVTLPLTVEEYQVAQLFSVAEASKNNTGGGEGIEVLKNEPFTDYPLLSGKYSSGQYTYKIYHLASKVPSFIRLMLPKNSLEIHEEAWNAYPYCKTVITNPGYMKESFVIMIESFHIDDDGHQHNVHELPPDKLKMREIVHIDIANDPIANADYKEDEDPTKFKSVKTGRGPLVGKDWKNNVQPVMTCYKLVTCEFKWFGFQNRVESFIQKAERRLFTNFHRQVFCWIDRWYGLTMEDIRAIEESTKEELDRQRHQGEVRGMRADD is encoded by the exons ATGCTAATCAAAGAGTT CCGTGTCACTTTGCCTCTTACAGTGGAAGAG TATCAAGTGGCCCAGCTATTCTCTGTGGCAGAGGCAAGCAAAAATAATACAGGAGGTGGAGAGGGTATAGAGGTGCTAAAAAATGAGCCATTCACAGATTATCCTTTGCTCAGTGGAAAATATTCTTCGGGTCAATATACGTACAAGATATATCATTTAGCTAGTAAAGTGCCTAGTTTTATCCGTCTTATGCTGCCAAAGAATTCCTTGGAAATTCACGAGGAAGCTTGGAACGCTTATCCCTACTGCAAAACTGTTATAACC AACCCTGGTTATATGAAGGAAAGTTTTGTAATTATGATCGAATCGTTTCATATCGATGACGACGGTCACCAACATAAT GTTCACGAATTACCTCCCGATAAGTTGAAAATGAGAGAAATCGTGCATATAGATATTGCTAACGATCCAATTGCAAACGCCGATTACAAAGAGGATGAAGATCCAACCAAATTTAAGTCTGTGAAAACGGGTCGAGGTCCCCTTGTTGGCAAAGATTGGAAAAATAATGTTCAACCTGTGATGACATGCTACAAGCTTGTGACTTGTGAATTTAAATGGTTTGGTTTCCAAAATCGTGTCGAGAGCTTCATTCAGAAAGCTGAAAGACGTCTCTTTACTAATTTCCATAGGCAAGTGTTTTGTTGGATAGACCGTTGGTATGGTCTAACCATGGAAGATATTAGAGCAATCGAGGAGAGTACAAAAGAAGAATTAGATAGG CAAAGACATCAAGGAGAAGTAAGGGGTATGCGAGCCGACGATTGA
- the Arc42 gene encoding activator-recruited cofactor subunit 42 isoform X2: MYKINLLATQSMSAVMHTVTRNIAALTMLSETHQMLHKTCKDFAEGELKPIAAEIDKKHIFPKEQIKKMGELGLMSIAVPESLGGTGLDYLSYAIALEEISRGCASTGVIMSVHNSLYLGPLERFGNKLQKEKYITPFVTASKIGCFALSEPGNGSDAGAASTSGKWNGVSYTVNGTKSWITNGYESDAIILFAATDKQKKQKGISAFVVDKLSDGLSVGKKEDKLGIRGSSTCSLIFEDCNVPAENLLGETGMGFKIAMMTLDAGRIGIAAQALGIAQASLDCAVEYAAKRLAFGKSIIKLQAIQQKIADMALKLESSRLLTWRAAVLKDNGQPYSKEAAMAKLSASETSTFCSHQCIQILGGMGYVTDMSAERHYRDARITEIYEGTSEIQRLVIATNIIKEYNLN; this comes from the exons atgtataaaattaatttactcg CCACTCAAAGTATGTCTGCGGTAATGCACACTGTTACTCGAAATATTGCTGCCCTGACAATGCTATCGGAAACACATCAGATGCTGCATAAAACATGCAA ggaTTTTGCGGAAGGGGAGTTGAAACCGATAGCAGCAGAAATCGACAAAAAGCATATTTTTCCAAAAGAACAGATCAAGAAAATGGGAGAACTGGGTTTAATGAGTATAGCAGTTCCTGAAAGTTTAGGTGGAACCGGATTGGATTATTTGTCTTATGCGATTGCATTGGAAGAAATATCTAGAGGATGTGCCAGTACGGGTGTTATTATGAGCGTTCATAATTCTCTTTATTTGGGGCCTCTAGAGAGGTTTGGCAACAAACTGCAAAAAGAGAAATATATTACACCGTTTGTGACTGCCTCAAAAATTGGATGTTTCGCTCTTAGCGAACCCGGTAACGGTAGTGATGCCGGTGCTGCTTCTACCAGTGGCAAATGGAATGGTGTTAGCTATACAGTGAATGGCACTAAATCATGGATAACGAATGGGTACGAGTCGGATGCGATCATTTTATTTGCTGCAACTGATAAACAGAAAAAGCAGAAAGGAATAAGCGCTTTCGTAGTCGATAAGCTTTCGGATGGTCTTTCTGTTGGCAAAAAAGAAGACAAGCTTGGGATTCGAGGCAGCAGTACTTGTTCATTGATATTCGAAGACTGCAATGTACCGGCAGAGAATTTATTGGGAGAAACAGGAATGGGTTTTAAAATTGCGATGATGACATTGG ACGCTGGTAGAATAGGCATCGCTGCTCAAGCTTTAGGCATAGCTCAAGCGTCTCTTGACTGTGCTGTCGAATACGCAGCGAAACGTCTAGCGTTTGGTAAATCTATAATTAAGCTACAAGCGATTCAACAAAAAATCGCCGATATGGCACTAAAACTAGAAAGTTCAAGATTATTAACGTGGCGCGCAGCTGTACTCAAAGACAATGGTCAACCGTATTCAAAG GAAGCTGCTATGGCAAAGTTATCGGCATCCGAGACATCTACCTTCTGTAGTCACCAGTGTATACAAATATTAGGAGGTATGGGATACGTGACCGACATGTCGGCCGAACGTCATTATAGAGACGCGCGTATCACCGAAATTTACGAAGGTACATCGGAAATACAAAGACTCGTTATAGCCACAAACATTATCAAAGAATACAATCTCAATTGA
- the Arc42 gene encoding activator-recruited cofactor subunit 42 isoform X1, translated as MYKINLLATQSMSAVMHTVTRNIAALTMLSETHQMLHKTCKDFAEGELKPIAAEIDKKHIFPKEQIKKMGELGLMSIAVPESLGGTGLDYLSYAIALEEISRGCASTGVIMSVHNSLYLGPLERFGNKLQKEKYITPFVTASKIGCFALSEPGNGSDAGAASTSGKWNGVSYTVNGTKSWITNGYESDAIILFAATDKQKKQKGISAFVVDKLSDGLSVGKKEDKLGIRGSSTCSLIFEDCNVPAENLLGETGMGFKIAMMTLDAGRIGIAAQALGIAQASLDCAVEYAAKRLAFGKSIIKLQAIQQKIADMALKLESSRLLTWRAAVLKDNGQPYSKVCIYVHTCKYGKHCNFVRTNIIFNNVFVWQEAAMAKLSASETSTFCSHQCIQILGGMGYVTDMSAERHYRDARITEIYEGTSEIQRLVIATNIIKEYNLN; from the exons atgtataaaattaatttactcg CCACTCAAAGTATGTCTGCGGTAATGCACACTGTTACTCGAAATATTGCTGCCCTGACAATGCTATCGGAAACACATCAGATGCTGCATAAAACATGCAA ggaTTTTGCGGAAGGGGAGTTGAAACCGATAGCAGCAGAAATCGACAAAAAGCATATTTTTCCAAAAGAACAGATCAAGAAAATGGGAGAACTGGGTTTAATGAGTATAGCAGTTCCTGAAAGTTTAGGTGGAACCGGATTGGATTATTTGTCTTATGCGATTGCATTGGAAGAAATATCTAGAGGATGTGCCAGTACGGGTGTTATTATGAGCGTTCATAATTCTCTTTATTTGGGGCCTCTAGAGAGGTTTGGCAACAAACTGCAAAAAGAGAAATATATTACACCGTTTGTGACTGCCTCAAAAATTGGATGTTTCGCTCTTAGCGAACCCGGTAACGGTAGTGATGCCGGTGCTGCTTCTACCAGTGGCAAATGGAATGGTGTTAGCTATACAGTGAATGGCACTAAATCATGGATAACGAATGGGTACGAGTCGGATGCGATCATTTTATTTGCTGCAACTGATAAACAGAAAAAGCAGAAAGGAATAAGCGCTTTCGTAGTCGATAAGCTTTCGGATGGTCTTTCTGTTGGCAAAAAAGAAGACAAGCTTGGGATTCGAGGCAGCAGTACTTGTTCATTGATATTCGAAGACTGCAATGTACCGGCAGAGAATTTATTGGGAGAAACAGGAATGGGTTTTAAAATTGCGATGATGACATTGG ACGCTGGTAGAATAGGCATCGCTGCTCAAGCTTTAGGCATAGCTCAAGCGTCTCTTGACTGTGCTGTCGAATACGCAGCGAAACGTCTAGCGTTTGGTAAATCTATAATTAAGCTACAAGCGATTCAACAAAAAATCGCCGATATGGCACTAAAACTAGAAAGTTCAAGATTATTAACGTGGCGCGCAGCTGTACTCAAAGACAATGGTCAACCGTATTCAAAGGTatgcatatatgtacatacgtgCAAGTACGGTAAACATTGTAATTTTGTACGAACgaatataattttcaataacgtTTTTGTTTGGCAGGAAGCTGCTATGGCAAAGTTATCGGCATCCGAGACATCTACCTTCTGTAGTCACCAGTGTATACAAATATTAGGAGGTATGGGATACGTGACCGACATGTCGGCCGAACGTCATTATAGAGACGCGCGTATCACCGAAATTTACGAAGGTACATCGGAAATACAAAGACTCGTTATAGCCACAAACATTATCAAAGAATACAATCTCAATTGA
- the LOC143352796 gene encoding uncharacterized protein LOC143352796 isoform X1 → MSNSKCVKQPRKNYAKEQQEMTHSEKLRLIDDELNSFYKYCQQAGFTEEEMDIICQPLVAAMRRSWLQLVFRGMLVLIVLGTLACLAAQLDFVGTHFTAISRLLLIKILPIWNWQPLYYENCMINNPFYNDHTITEDDCVTCEALETIDRLSDVRYRNLVDNYLSRDAPAIITDAMDSWTVMNTDYFWFDNITHLYLENERLMETVPCALTSNLRTGSSDLAAFLRRVHSPEVAKWFVHWQNCDINAVKVLRKYYQRPYFLSSTVSPAHFNWVLMSSDYNSPSYKKVELDSGLIALAQLRGATQLRLTPINPCNSSCPELIADLHQGEMLVFTNLMWTLEYAPMRGLDNIAILTETIWEEDT, encoded by the exons ATGTCGAACAGCAAGTGTGTTAAACAACCGCGTAAAAATTACGCGAAAGAACAGCAAGAGATGACCCATTCGGAGAAATTGCGGCTGATAGACGATGAGTTGAATTCTTTTTACAA ATATTGTCAGCAAGCTGGCTTTACAGAGGAGGAAATGGATATTATTTGTCAACCATTGGTGGCGGCGATGCGACGTTCCTGGTTGCAATTAGTTTTTCGTGGCATGCTTGTTCTAATAGTTCTTGGCACTCTGGCTTGTCTGGCGGCGCAATTGGATTTCGTTGGAACTCATTTTACGGCGATCAGCCGTTTGTTGCTCATAAAAATTCTGCCAATTTGGAATTGGCAACCTTTATATTACGAGAACTGTATGATCAACAATCCCTTTTACAACGATCATACCATCACGGAGGATGACTGTGTG accTGCGAAGCACTGGAAACTATCGATCGATTGTCGGACGTGAGGTATCGCAATCTCGTGGATAATTACTTGAGCCGCGATGCCCCTGCAATTATCACGGACGCGATGGACTCTTGGACTGTGATGAACACGGATTATTTTTGGTTCGACAATATTACTCAT CTCTACTTGGAGAACGAACGGTTGATGGAAACGGTGCCTTGCGCTTTGACTTCAAACTTGAGAACCGGTTCGTCCGATTTGGCAGCGTTCTTACGTCGAGTCCACTCTCCGGAAGTGGCTAAGTGGTTTGTCCACTGGCAAAACTGCGACATCAATGCCGTAAAGGTGCTCAGAAAATATTACCAACGACCATACTTCCTCTCGAGTACAGTCTCGCCAGCGCATTTCAATTGGGTCCTGATGTCTTCGGATTACAATAGTCCGAGTTACAAGAAGGTCGAGTTGGACTCTGGACTGATCGCCCTCGCACAATTACGAGGAGCTACGCAGCTTCGTTTGACACCTATAAATCCTTGCAACAGTTCGTGTCCCGAGTTAATAGCGGACTTGCATCAAGGTGAAATGT TGGTTTTCACCAATTTGATGTGGACATTGGAGTACGCGCCGATGAGAGGACTGGACAACATTGCTATCTTGACCGAAACCATATGGGAGGAGGATACGTAG
- the LOC143352796 gene encoding uncharacterized protein LOC143352796 isoform X2, which translates to MDIICQPLVAAMRRSWLQLVFRGMLVLIVLGTLACLAAQLDFVGTHFTAISRLLLIKILPIWNWQPLYYENCMINNPFYNDHTITEDDCVTCEALETIDRLSDVRYRNLVDNYLSRDAPAIITDAMDSWTVMNTDYFWFDNITHLYLENERLMETVPCALTSNLRTGSSDLAAFLRRVHSPEVAKWFVHWQNCDINAVKVLRKYYQRPYFLSSTVSPAHFNWVLMSSDYNSPSYKKVELDSGLIALAQLRGATQLRLTPINPCNSSCPELIADLHQGEMLVFTNLMWTLEYAPMRGLDNIAILTETIWEEDT; encoded by the exons ATGGATATTATTTGTCAACCATTGGTGGCGGCGATGCGACGTTCCTGGTTGCAATTAGTTTTTCGTGGCATGCTTGTTCTAATAGTTCTTGGCACTCTGGCTTGTCTGGCGGCGCAATTGGATTTCGTTGGAACTCATTTTACGGCGATCAGCCGTTTGTTGCTCATAAAAATTCTGCCAATTTGGAATTGGCAACCTTTATATTACGAGAACTGTATGATCAACAATCCCTTTTACAACGATCATACCATCACGGAGGATGACTGTGTG accTGCGAAGCACTGGAAACTATCGATCGATTGTCGGACGTGAGGTATCGCAATCTCGTGGATAATTACTTGAGCCGCGATGCCCCTGCAATTATCACGGACGCGATGGACTCTTGGACTGTGATGAACACGGATTATTTTTGGTTCGACAATATTACTCAT CTCTACTTGGAGAACGAACGGTTGATGGAAACGGTGCCTTGCGCTTTGACTTCAAACTTGAGAACCGGTTCGTCCGATTTGGCAGCGTTCTTACGTCGAGTCCACTCTCCGGAAGTGGCTAAGTGGTTTGTCCACTGGCAAAACTGCGACATCAATGCCGTAAAGGTGCTCAGAAAATATTACCAACGACCATACTTCCTCTCGAGTACAGTCTCGCCAGCGCATTTCAATTGGGTCCTGATGTCTTCGGATTACAATAGTCCGAGTTACAAGAAGGTCGAGTTGGACTCTGGACTGATCGCCCTCGCACAATTACGAGGAGCTACGCAGCTTCGTTTGACACCTATAAATCCTTGCAACAGTTCGTGTCCCGAGTTAATAGCGGACTTGCATCAAGGTGAAATGT TGGTTTTCACCAATTTGATGTGGACATTGGAGTACGCGCCGATGAGAGGACTGGACAACATTGCTATCTTGACCGAAACCATATGGGAGGAGGATACGTAG